In a single window of the Rhopalosiphum padi isolate XX-2018 chromosome 1, ASM2088224v1, whole genome shotgun sequence genome:
- the LOC132917412 gene encoding UDP-glucose 6-dehydrogenase, whose amino-acid sequence MAVTKICCIGAGYVGGPTCSVIAMQCPHIKVTVVDISAQRISQWNSEKLPIYEPGLDDIVKKRRNVNLFFSTNIEESIQEADLIFISVNTPTKTFGVGKGRAADLTYVENCARTIAQVSTSDKIVVEKSTVPVRAAESILKILSANHKPNVKFQVLSNPEFLSEGVAVENLLNADRVLIGHEETADGLWAFKELSKVYLNWIPEAKILRTNTWSSELTKLAANAFLAQRISSINSMSVICEATGADVSEVAKGIGLDSRIGPKFLQASVGFGGSCFQKDLLNLVYICECLNLPQVAVYWQQVLDMNVYQKSRFSNKIIESLFNTVTGKKITMFGFAFKKDTGDTRESPAIHVAKTLLDEGAKLNIYDPKVEPEQIKKDLTHPYVTDNPENVIRSIEIHDNPYKASHSTHAIVICTEWDEFVNLDYEEIYKHMIKPAFIFDGRKILNHETLATIGFQVHTIGKR is encoded by the exons ATGGCGGTCACAAAAATATGCTGTATTGGTGCTGGATATGTTGGTGGACCTACATGCAGTGTAATAGCAATGCAGTGTCCACATATAAAAGTCACGGTTGTTGATATAAGTGCTCAACGTATATCCCAATGGAACTCAGAAAAATTACCCATCTACGaa cccGGACTGGATGATATTGTAAAGAAACGAAGAAATGTAAACTTGTTTTTTTCTACAAACATCGAAGAATCTATCCAAGAggcagatttaatttttatttctgtaaataCTCCTACAAAGACATTTGGAGTAGGCAAA GGACGTGCTGCTGACTTAACATACGTTGAAAACTGTGCTAGGACTATTGCCCAAGTTTCAACTAGTGATAAAATAGTAGTGGAAAAAAGTACAGTACCGGTACGTGCAGCGGAAAGcatattaaagattttaagtgCTAATCATAAGCCGAATGTAAAATTTCaa gtattatctaACCCCGAGTTCTTATCTGAAGGCGTGGCTGTTGAAAACCTGTTAAATGCCGATAGAGTTCTTATAGGGCACGAAGAGACCGCCGATGGCTTATGGGCTTTTAAGGAGCTCAGTAAAGTCTATTTGAATTGGATACCCGAAGCAAAGATCCTTAGGACAAACACTTGGTCTTCGGAACTAACCAAActa GCGGCTAATGCATTTCTTGCTCAACGGATTTCTAGTATTAACTCGATGTCTGTAATATGTGAAGCGACTGGGGCAGATGTCAGTGAGGTGGCTAAAGGTATAGGTCTTGATTCCAGAATTGGGCCCAAATTTTTACAAGCGTCagttg GTTTCGGAGGCAGTTGTTTTCAAAAAGATTtacttaatttagtttatatatgtGAATGCTTAAATCTTCCACAAGTAGCTGTTTATTGGCAACAA gtACTAGATATGAATGTTTATCAAAAATCTcgattttctaataaaattatcgaATCACTGTTTAATACGGTCACcggtaaaaaaataacaatgtttgGATTTGCGTTTAAAAAAGACACAGGTGATACTCGTGAGTCACCTGCAATACACGTTGCTAAGACGTTACTTGACGAAGGAgcaaaacttaatatatatgaCCCGAAG GTGGAACCTGAACAAATCAAAAAAGACCTCACGCACCCATACGTTACTGATAATCCAGAAAACGTAATTAGGTCTATCGAAATTCACGATAATCCATACAAAGCTTCACACTCGACACACGCTATTGTAATATGCACTGAATGGGACGAATTTGTG aaCTTGGATTATgaagaaatttataaacatatgatAAAACCAGCATTTATTTTTGATGGCCGCAAGATTCTGAACCATGAAACTTTGGCCACAATCGGTTTTCAAGTTCATACAATTGGAAAacgttga